The DNA window ATCTCCTGTACCATTTGAAACATAGCATCATTTACCATCCCGTCCTTAATTCATAATTCATAATGAATTTGACTTTTTACTCGATTAATCTAATTCACTACAATATAGAAGTTTTACTCCTTTTATATAACATAATCACaaccattcaaaatttattttccacACAAGATtatgtattttctctctcataattttcttaaacaaaaacaattttaatacatgttaatttgttttctcttgGCCGACCTGTCTTTAAAAATACCATGcttttcttcataatttaaCACTTATCACAAGTTAATCTAACATTCTAACCCAATTGGTAATTCAATTCACCCttcatttgcattttttttaatttcaaattttaattaaaccctAACACAAAAGTATGAAgttattatttagaaatatggttatgctatattttttaaaattttaaaattatattttctaaaaaaattaaattaatattttttattgttttagtatgatgatattaaaaataaataaaaaatattttttaataaaacaatattttaaaaaacgatTTGCCTTGCGTAATATCCTTAGTAACTAGTGATGGCTTCAGAACTTTCAACATCAAATTACACTCACAGACGCAATAGCAACCCATCACACACATGAGAGATTTTACTGGGTCCCCTCCTTGTTTGACTAATATTAAtctcataattaataaattggaTCTGGTCTGCTAGTTGGATTTGATAAGACATTTTAAGGATtagtatgttttgtttttacagttttttttttaaccgtattttcttttctaaaataattaaaaaaaatagggtaaTAACCTAATATTTTAAGTTTAGAAAAGCAATTagctcgtgtgtgtgtgtgttgggaaGTTGTTGGTGAAGAAATTTTAGGTTTCATGGATGTATGGACCACGAGTTAGATATTTTTTCCTGGGATACTTTACTTTAAtgaattaaagatattttattttttaacaagttagatatatatatttttttaaaaaaaaaaaaacaagccacatgagctataaaaaaatatcgtgAAATCTTTCAAGGAAGTTCTAGATTTTTTCTATTCTCTAATACATATTTATTCTCAATTActctttaaaatatgattttttttctaaaatgataTTTACTTAATCTTTATAGGTATCAAATATTAGCCACTAGTCATCTTAACTAAGAGGAATTGatcaaattgttaaaaaaaattaatcaattatctaaaatataaattttacctTCAAGTTGATTGGAATTTTTAAGACAGTACTGCTAATAccaatttaaaatcttatttgagctgaattttattttaaattagttgaaAAGTTGATCTTGTAAATCCTTAACCTAGTATAGTTcgctttatttaaaaaaaaattatttaaaataactaaatttatttaaaaaaaaataacattgttttggaATTGACCAAAAAATTTGTGACCGAGACtcaaaaaaacttatttcatcttttgctactattaattaattttaattataaaaaaaataaaaatgataaaatttaaatttataattgtttggttttcaactttataatatcatgtcaaaaaaataattttaatttaaatgtttaagttgttaggtgaaactttaagatatgaattatattattctttaatatatagTAATTTTACGAAAAATCTGATAATTTTgatagaattaaattaaaatatgttcaaaAAACTTTCAAGCTTTTGTCTCTCACAGTTCAGAGAACCACTCGATCAATTCTAAAGCTCGCGTGCCATGCCAAGAACAGTTTGAAACCAAGAAATCAAGCCACATCGTTCTCATAGAGAAATCTACTGGTTAATGTAAATTCCACTGGTTATTATCCAAACTCTTAAACAACTCATTTATTAAAAAGCCAAATGAAAGTCgcaaaacaattattatatagacctattttaattattactatttttttttcttttttacaggTAAAGTTATCCTTTTGTCAgctttttgtaaattaaaattaagtcattttcagattatttcaaataaattcatCCCATTTCTATATTTATAAAACTCTCTTAGAACCTTCTTAAATCATTCCATAacctccaaaaacacaaaaaaccactttaaaatccaaaatcaaaaaTCTTCTTGAgcttagatatgtttttttaaacactttcaaggtaaaaaaaaaacatctaatttaAACTCTCTTTATCATATGAAACCATTTGAAATACAAATATACTATTTTCATGGTTGAAATCGTCGCAACgatacttttctctctctatgcCAGAATTCGACGATCCCCTCTTTCTCCTCCCACCCATAAaggattgaaaaaatatgaaaataaagtttggtaatgaaattaatttttctagaatTAGAGGGACCGGTCATTGAATAGCTAAAAAAGATGGGAGACTCAAATGTACTTttcaaacaaattgaaaaattaccACCTATTTTACCTGTGTTTTTCACTCTAATTCTCTGACTttcaattcaattctttttttggaaaaaaaaaacatgtaattgaagaaaaatttaaaaatcaaattgaaaattttaaaaatcactacCTCAATCCACATTAACTTATAAGAGAATGAAAAGTAATTAAGAGTAAAGTGAAAACTccacatgttttagctttatactTAATTAGAataatgaccaaaatactaatatttttctttcatcaaaCTTCATATGAAAGGAATCTTTCACCTCTAACCCTCTATGGAGTTTATTGGATggataagatttaaaaaatcaactctGCAATGGAATTTATTACGAACATAATTCACAAAAACAGCATCAAAGGTTATAGAGATTTTCTGATGGATCAAAGaaaatcatagaaaagaaatatttaaattatatattattattctattgaaaaaaaaacagagaaagaaaaattgaatataCCCTTTTAAGAGATAGATTATTCTTAATTAGGGTGGTCtgtttgttttacataaaatattttctcataaaataataaaatagttttcaatatttaacttaaaatttatttttatgtaagatattttttcaatgatagtGGTAGAGAAGGAGGTGGTGGTGAGATAACGGTGATGACAGAGATGATGTGGTGAGGTGATTGTGGTGATAGTGCAAGAAGAGGTGGCGATGGttgaaataattgaataatattgtaagttaattactatttgtaaaatattttacagaacTTTATAACCGAAAAATAGTTTCcagcaaataaattaaatttaaaagttgactataaaatattttatgggaaacaaatatagaaaaatatttttcagaaaatattttatgaaaacaaatacaagaaaatttaaaaaatattttcttgtaaaatatctTACATGAGACAAACAGACCCTTAGGTTCATACACTTTGATATGATAATTTGAAGATTATTCTCAATTAGATACATACACTTTGATGTGATAATTTGAAGATTACTCTTCCATGAATCTTCATACGAAGAGAGCCTTCACCTTTGACATGCAAATGAAAAATAGCAAAACACCTTCCCCACaaaggaaattttttattgagtggATAATATCAAACAACAACCCATTTCATTGTGGACATTATTGCATATGACAAGGATAGAATGTATAAAATTTTCTGGTGACTCAATTGACATATATGCAGTTCTAACTTCAAGAGATGGTGTTTAGCCTGGATCATGATTTGAACTTGGCAATTTAAGAAAGCAAGCATGGCCTATCATTAATTATATCATAGCTTGTCATGATCTCGTGCTCCACCATGAAACCCGATGACTCGAGGAAGCTGGCGAAAATGCGTGGTCTCAGGTGCTCATTGATCATTTTCACCACATTTTGATATCATTCTCCTTGGCATAAGGAAAATGGAATGATGATAGGTTCGTTGATCCTAGCAAGTGTGTGGGTTTTCCGTGTACAACTTCTCTAGGTTTACTTCAAGAGAAAATGACCTTTGTTTGAGCTCTTTTGAACCATCGCAACCAAGCTAAACAAAAGTGAATCGCAAGAGGAGAAAGCGGCAAGGATCGAAGGTGTGGTTGGTGTCTCTATGATTGTTTTTGTGCGGTGGTGGCCGCTTGTATGGTGGTGGTTCAAAAGATGACAAATCAAAGACAAAGGGATGCATAAAGTGAAGGTGGGTTGACTACTGATGGGGCATAGAGGCAAAAGGTCCAAGGGCGGTAGGCGCCTCGAAGTTCTTTGAAGTTTTTAATTATGTAGATATTAGCGTGGACTTAGACTTTGAGAGAAAGAGGATTTTCCACCTAAAACTTTACAATGACATCATGCATGTTTCTTATATGTAGGCAGACATTCCCATCCCACCTTCCCATTTGATTCCCAAAATTCCAAAGCGCAGCAGTAAAGTGAAAACTTCCATGGATGTTCTTACATGGTAGGGTTCTACATCAGTGGGTATATACCATCCATCGATTGAAAGACAGTTCAGTAGTTTTTcttctagataaaaaaaaaccatgtattaTTCCGGCAAGTCAACTCGGGATATGCACCGGTTCCTGGACCGgttcgaatttaaaaaaataaaagaaaaggtgactTGTTAACACGCAACCCCATCAATCCGGAGTAAAATACAAAACCTGAAGAAAAgaagttcttcttcttctccatccTTTCACTTCCCATTGCTACCATATATTCTTAGAGAAATATGGATATGTGTGGCTGCAAGAATGATCTGAATCTTGAGAGCTAGGCCGAAGTAGATAGGTTGGACCAATTAACTATCAATAAAATACCAATTTAATCtcagcattttgattttcttttcatcgATTAGGTTTTAGtaaaacttcaatattttaaaaccatttgcatataaaataaaataaaaacttaaatatacttttttttatattctgatTCTTGTGTATGTATCAATTATAGACAATAAGTGGTTCAATGGATCTACACTTTTTGGAGATTTGAATATgaaattctcaaataaaaatcccacatcctaattaaatattagatgatcaaaataatgttttaattcaCCTCAATTTCCATCGGCCATCACCAATTGAATGTGATGTTCAAGACTTTAAAGTAAGCCAATATTTTGGAGTTCCACCTtccaattacaatttttatCTTGTGTTCGTCATCttctattttcaaaaatataaagactaaTTATCTTGTTATTTAAAGTCATAACGGTTCATGTTACAagttaacttaaatattttttaaatgataaaaataatattattttgatttttaaaaaattaaaaatagtcaCCAAGATTTTGAACAAATTTTTCCTTGATTAACTGGGTCATGGGTCAGtgtcaaagattaaaaaaaaaaattgataatgttaaaaattaaaaattaaattgataattttgagatgttttttaatggttttgatttgttaatgtcaaaaattaaatagaaaaaaagtaacATTTTGTCTTCTAGCAAGACGCTGGCATGGACAAGGAACCTTCAGAAGAATTTCTCGGAAGTTCCTTGCTCAGTAACTTAAACCATGAATCTAAATCCAGGATCATATCCATAGAAAACAGAGGCACGTACAATAGAAATGGCCTGTTCTGCTTTATTAAGCTCGACAGTTTGTCTGGTTTGCAATTTTCAAGAATTGAACATAGGCTGGCACCTCCCTCCCGTGCATGCAGACCTGACTAAATCAGTCTAAATCACCAAATATAATATTCAATGCCTACCTCTATCTGAAATGGAAGCTTCCTCTGGGACATATTTGGTCCCCAAAGCTGTTGCCAGTAATCTAGGTTCGTGCTACAAAGGATACTTCATTGTCCTTTTCCTCAAGATCTGAGGTCTTGATCAGGATAGCCTGTCTTTCAAGGTTTTGTATAAAAACCAGGAGATGTTTTAGTCTGGTCACTAATGCCAATTACCTGAAAATTGAACCCCCTATTTGTGCCTTAATCCGTTCGACAAGTGCCACAAAATTCTTGTGTCTTCGTTGAGAATGGCACTGCCTGATTTCAATGCTCTCAGAGACTTGCACAATTCTGCCAATGACCTCCTCCATTCACCAGAAATCCAACAAGTTCTTGTCAGccagaaacaagaaaaatggcTTCACGAAGTCTCAGAGGCATCTCTAAGAATGTTGGACGTGTGTGGTGTATCTAAAGATGTTCTTTTGCTTGTCAGAGAACATCTTCTAGACTTACAATTCACATTACGTAGAAAAAGGGTTTGCAAGCAAGATATTAGCACCGAAATTGCAGCCTATAATCTCTACAGAAAGAAGCTAAAGAAAGGGACATTGAAATGCCTGAAATCACTGAAGGGAATGACAGGCAAATCTGTAACATCAGATGCCTCGCATGTAGACCACAGCATTGTGGTGGTTGTTGAAGTGCTAAGAGAAGTAAGTGTGACTGCCATCACCATTGTTGAATCTTTATTATCTCTCGTTTCAATTCCATGGCTGGAGCAGGGATCAAGTAAAGGGTCCTTTATAAGGTCCACGTTTTTGCGATCAACTGGCCAGAGACTGTATGATTGTTTTGATGAAACTGCACTTCATAGTGCAAATAAAAGATTGGAGGCAGTTGAGATTGCTGTTGAAGATCTTGAAGTTGAATTAGAGTGCATGTTCAGACGTTTGATCCAGACTAGGGTTTTGCTTCTTAACATACTTACTATCTAGGAAGGATAGCCTATCCTTAACTCCCTTCGGCAACCTTGTTTAATCTGTAAACCCTGTGTTCAAGGGATTTCAGGTTGCTTTGCCATGGTGATCACCACTAATTAATTACTTGTTGGAGGAAAATTACATGCaactctttcatttttttttatggatgtacCATGTATAAcacaaattattacattaatgtattctttttattcttttcaaataaaaatgaatagtCCTATATATCCTTTTTAATCATGAAGCAAGAGTGTCCCTTGAAATAAACTCGTTAGGTTATATTTGGTTAGTgttccaaaatttaaaaaaaaaaaattatataatggaTATTAACATATTTAGTTAAAGTTATAGAAAtagttatataaaaacaaatttgtatcTGGTATAGTTTTGGAAtgaatttttatccttttaaaataGAATATATAGTATCTCAattgttttcgttttttttatcctaaaacaataaccaaacgctattttacagaaaaaaaagcTGGACGGCTTTGATGATGCTTGGAGCCAAAACTACAACAATGTAacatatgtttttcttatatcAAAATGCAGAGCTAAgacttttgagaaaaaaaatggttgaatcATGCTGTTTACATGGCATGGTTACAACTTACAGTAAAGGCTTCTCTGTTCTCTGATTACATCTTCTAAACAAAAGTTATTGGACACATAACAATTACATCATGCATGCATGACAGTTAAACTATAGATTAAACCAAATTATAGATTTcattaacaacaataaatcaccagtaaaatgatttttaaaaccaaGAAATTGTAACTTCTGTAGATCACTCAATATTGCATGGATAACCACTTACTTCGTGGAGAAAAACTAGACATAAATCTTATCCAATGTGAACAGGATTTATTGCATTCTTTTTCGCTTTTCAATAAAGGATTCTTTTACTATCTAATAAAATTGCGAGCCCCggctattttcttttgttttaattaatcctCTTGGCCACAACCAATGGTAGGCATCGTTCGGAAATGAGGTGGTTATTGATCATGATTTAATAACCATGAACACTGTGACCCGAACCATCACTATTTGTAACAATGGGAGAAAGTTCACAATCTTGATTATAGGAAGGTAATGCGAGCACAGAGAGTAGTGATTTTACCATGATCTGCTATGATTCTGCTACGGATTTTACCGACGACAAGCTGAGATGAACTGATATCAGCAAGAGCAAATGAAAAGTCTTCTGTATAACTTCAGCTTGATAATGAAAATCAAACAAAGTACCCATGTCTAGAGACGAATACATGCACACTAAAATCCATGCTCACAAACAAGAATGTTCAGTGTTCACGAGAATCTTTTTCTGCC is part of the Populus trichocarpa isolate Nisqually-1 chromosome 2, P.trichocarpa_v4.1, whole genome shotgun sequence genome and encodes:
- the LOC7496878 gene encoding uncharacterized protein LOC7496878, encoding MALPDFNALRDLHNSANDLLHSPEIQQVLVSQKQEKWLHEVSEASLRMLDVCGVSKDVLLLVREHLLDLQFTLRRKRVCKQDISTEIAAYNLYRKKLKKGTLKCLKSLKGMTGKSVTSDASHVDHSIVVVVEVLREVSVTAITIVESLLSLVSIPWLEQGSSKGSFIRSTFLRSTGQRLYDCFDETALHSANKRLEAVEIAVEDLEVELECMFRRLIQTRVLLLNILTI